A stretch of Geobacter sp. DNA encodes these proteins:
- a CDS encoding tetratricopeptide repeat protein, producing the protein MRGPMNELIRMVAIVACLVVVAGCTVPATFSVPIRSGEAVKGADSHHYVETCIEAERDGRLEAAEESCQQAVATTGLSDSLKSQRLYNLARIKRRLGKDDQAVDLFRQSLTIEQHQPQPSQKKIGRRLAGLAIVYGKLDRFDDGLPYVQQLIPLADVYPEREKRTLAGIFYFYSQELQDKAPPAVLKQLRKKSLELGFVAEKGER; encoded by the coding sequence ATGAGGGGTCCTATGAACGAACTTATCAGGATGGTTGCCATCGTTGCTTGTCTGGTAGTGGTTGCGGGGTGTACGGTGCCGGCAACGTTCAGTGTACCTATTCGGAGTGGTGAAGCGGTCAAGGGTGCCGATTCACATCACTATGTCGAAACCTGCATCGAGGCGGAACGGGATGGTCGTCTGGAGGCTGCCGAGGAGTCGTGCCAGCAGGCTGTCGCGACAACTGGCCTGAGCGATTCCCTGAAATCCCAGCGCTTGTACAACCTGGCGCGGATCAAGCGTCGTCTGGGCAAGGACGATCAGGCTGTCGACCTCTTCCGCCAGTCGCTGACGATCGAACAGCATCAGCCCCAGCCGTCGCAGAAGAAAATCGGCCGGCGTCTGGCAGGGCTTGCCATCGTCTATGGCAAACTGGACCGCTTTGACGACGGACTCCCCTATGTCCAGCAGTTGATCCCTCTTGCCGATGTCTACCCTGAGCGGGAAAAGAGGACACTGGCGGGCATTTTCTATTTTTACTCCCAGGAGTTGCAGGACAAGGCACCCCCTGCGGTCCTTAAGCAACTGAGGAAGAAGTCTCTCGAACTCGGATTTGTAGCCGAAAAGGGAGAACGATAG